One window from the genome of Cryptomeria japonica chromosome 6, Sugi_1.0, whole genome shotgun sequence encodes:
- the LOC131052798 gene encoding uncharacterized protein LOC131052798, whose translation MGNCMQSKVFSETEKQLIKVMRMDGKMLEYSPPLVVRDLLMENGYQQNFMVVHSEKVGDGLPMDYKLVGGELYYLIPSHIGADQKGFSAQRSCACGGKERVEDVGSSCGGAVKTEIGMRIKILVSKKQLKDLLSNGYLKEKVVDELLVKQFESKALHQGASFVPTREWRPCLERIPEVD comes from the coding sequence ATGGGGAACTGCATGCAATCTAAGGTTTTTTCAGAAACTGAGAAACAGTTGATAAAAGTTATGAGGATGGATGGAAAGATGTTAGAATACTCTCCTCCTCTTGTTGTAAGAGATCTTCTCATGGAGAATGGGTATCAACAGAATTTCATGGTTGTTCACTCAGAGAAGGTTGGTGATGGTCTTCCCATGGATTATAAATTGGTGGGTGGGGAGCTTTATTACCTTATTCCATCCCATATTGGAGCTGATCAGAAAGGTTTCTCAGCACAGagaagttgtgcttgtggagggaAGGAAAGAGTAGAGGATGTGGGTTCTTCCTGTGGAGGTGCAGTGAAAACAGAGATTGGTATGAGGATTAAAATTTTGGTCTCAAAGAAACAGCTGAAAGATTTGCTTTCAAATGGTTATTTGAAAGAGAAAGTAGTGGATGAGCTTTTGGTGAAACAGTTTGAGAGTAAGGCTCTGCACCAGGGTGCTTCATTTGTTCCAACAAGAGAGTGGAGACCATGTTTAGAAAGAATTCcagaggtggactga